In Lysobacter sp. FW306-1B-D06B, the sequence GCAACGCCGTCGCGACCGCTGGCGGCACGAAGCCGGAGACATCGCCGCCGAGGCGGGAGATCTCGCGCACCAGCGAGGAGGAAATGAAGCCGTACTGTTCTGCGGGGGTGAGAAACAGCGTCTCCACGTCCGGGATCAGGTGGCGGTTCATGCTCGCCAGCTGGAATTCGTACTCGAAGTCCGACACCGCGCGCAGGCCGCGCAGCAGCACGCCGCCGCCGACTTCGGCCACGAAATGCGCCAGCAGCGAGTCGAAGCCGCGAACTTCCACATGCGGGTGATGGGCGACGGCCTGGCGGGCCAGGTCCACGCGCAGCGCCAGCGGCAGCGCCGGTCCCTTCGCCGTGCTCTCGGCCACGCCGATGATCAGGCGTTCGAACAACGGGGCGGCGCGGTCGACCAGATCGATATGGCCGTTGGTAATCGGATCGAAGGTGCCGGGGTAGACGGCGATTCGGTTGCGGGCCACGGTCATTCGGAGGTCATGCACGGGCGCCGGAATCCGGGCTGGCCGGCGCGGCCGGCAGTGTAGCAGCGGCGGCGGCGCACCGGCGGCCGGCCCGTACGGCATCAGGGCGTCCGGCGGTAGAGCGCGTAGCGCACCTCGCGGGTGCTGCCTTCGCGGTGCAGGCGCCAGTCCGGCGGGACCGCGAAGGCCGCCTCGTGCGGGGCCTCCACGTACAGCCAGCCCTGGGGCCGCAGGACCCGCGCCACGCCCGGCAGCACGGCCTCCCACAGTCCGGCCGCGAAAGGCGGGTCGACGAAGGCCAGGTCGAATCCCTCCGCCGGCTGCGAATCCAGCCAGCCCCGCGCATCGGCCTGGATCACCGACGCCGCCTCGCCACCGGAAAGGCGCGCGGCGGTCTCGCGCAATGCCGCCGCCAGTGCCGGATCGCGTTCGACCAGGGTGGCGCCGGCCGCGCCGCGCGACAGGGCTTCCAGCCCCAGCGCGCCGCTGCCGGCGAACAGGTCCAGCACGCGCGCGCCGGGGAGCATCGGCATGAGCCAGTTGAACAAGGTTTCGCGCACGCGGTCGGAGGTCGGTCGCAGGCCGGCCGCGTCGGGCACGCTCAGGCGCGTGTTGCGCCAGCGGCCGCCGATGATGCGGACCTTGCCCGCGCCGGAGGGCGCGGCGGGCGGACGTCGGGACGCTTTGTTCATCGGGGCTGCGCGAGGGCCGGTGTTAGCATGTGCGCATTCTCGCGCATTCCCCCACGCCGCCTCGATGTTCGACTTTTTCCGTCGTAAAAAGCCCCAGACCCCGGCCGACGCGGCAAAGCCCGGGAGCGCGCAGGAGCACTACAGCATCGAGGAACTGGCCGCGGCATTTCCGTCGCGCGAAGCCGATGCCGATGTGCCGGCGCCGGTGGAATCCGCCCCCGTCGAAGCCGCTGCGGTCGAGGCCGTCGCTGTCGAGGAGGCCGTCGTCGAAAGCACGCCCCTCGCCGTCGAACCCGTTCCAGCCGAGGTGATCGCCGCCGCGCTGGAGGTCGAGCCCGTCGCCGCGCCCGACCTCGCCGCCGCGCCCCTCGCGCCGTCGCCGACGGTCGCCCCCGCCGCTCCCGGCAAGCCCGGCTGGCGCGAGCGCCTGCGCGGATCCACGTTCGCACGCAGTTTCAACGGCCTGTTCTCGCGCCATCCGCGCCTGGACGACGACCTGCTCGACGAGATCGAAACCGCGCTCATCACCGCCGACGTCGGCGTGAGCGCCACCACGCAGCTGATCGAATCGCTGCGCAAGCGCATGAAGGCGCGCGAGTTCGCCGACGCCAATGCCCTGCTGGCCGCCCTGCGCGCCGATCTGCTGGCGATGCTCAAGCCCGTCGCGCAGCCGCTGCAGATCGACACCGAAGCGAAACCTTTCGTGCTGCTGACCGTGGGCGTCAACGGCGTCGGCAAGACCACGACCATCGGCAAGCTCGCCAAACGCTTCAAGGACGAGAACCGCCCGCTGATGCTCGCCGCCGGCGACACGTTCCGCGCCGCGGCCGTCGCGCAATTGCAGGCCTGGGGCGATCGCAACGGCGTGCCGGTGGTAGCGCAGGGACAGAACGCGGATGCGGCGTCCGTCGCCTTCGACGCATTGCAGGCCGCCAAGGCACGCGGCACGCAGGTCCTGATCGCCGACACCGCCGGCCGCCTTCATACGCAGCAGGGCCTGATGGCGGAGCTGGGCAAGATCAAGCGCGTGCTGCAGAAACTGGACGCCACCGCGCCGCATGAAGTGCTGATGGTGATCGACGGCACCACCGGCCAGAACGCGCTCTCGCAGCTGCGCCAGTTCCATGCGGCGGTCGGCGTGACCGGGCTGGTGGTGACCAAGCTCGACGGCACCGCGAAGGGCGGCGTCGTGTTCGCACTGGCGCGCGAGTTCGGCATTCCGATCCGCTACGCCGGCATCGGCGAGCGACCGGAGGACCTGCGCGTGTTCGACGCCGAGGCCTTCGTCGACGCGCTGCTTCCCGAATCCCTCGGCGCCTGACGCGGCGCCGGCACCGCATGGCCGCGCCGGAACCGCAAGCTTCACCACACGCGCCCCCACGGCGCCGGCGCCGCATCGCGCTGGTCGCCCTGGTGGTCGCACTGGCGCTGCTCGCGTTCGCATTGCACTGGGTCTCGCGGCCCAGCCGTGTCGCCGGGTTGATCCTGGCGCAGGTGGGCAACGCGCTCGGCCTGGAGATCACCGCCAGCGGCGCCAGCGAATACCGCCTGCGTGGCACGCCGATGCTGGCGATCCGCGATGTCGTCGCGCGCCAGCCCGGTGCGAAGACGCCGGTGCTGCGCGCCGAACGCATCCAACTGGAACTGCCCTGGTCGACGATCCGCGCGCGCGGCGCCGACCTGACGGTGCGCCGCATCGAACTGGACGCACCCGAACTCGACCTGGCCGCGCTGCAACGCTGGCAGGCGACGCGGCCGCCGACGAAGGAAGTACGCATTCCGACTTTGACCGACGGCCTGCAGATCGTGCGCGGTCGGGTGATCGGCGACGGCTGGCGCGTGGAGGCCATCGACGCCGACCTGGCTTCGCTGCACCCCGATCGCGCCGCGCGTGCACGCTTGCGCGGTCGTCTCGCGACGGGCGAGGTGCGCGTCCCGTTCGACGTGCATGCGGCGCTGACGCGTCCGGCTGCGCGCGCCGGGCTGGGCGTGGTCGGGCAGGTCACCGTGCAGTCGCAGACGTGGACGATGCCCATGCGCACGCGGCTGTCCGGACGCCTGCACAACGGCGACGACGGCATCGGACTGGATGGCATGCGCCTGGGCGCCGACGCCAGCTATCGCAACGACGACACCGATCTGGGCTTTACCTACGGTCTCGCCGGTCCGGTGCGTTTTCACGGCGGCGAACTGCGCGTGGTGCCATTGGGCGCGGTCGTGTACGGCACGGGCGTGATTCCCAGCCTTCAGGCGGCCGGCGCGCTGTCGTTCGGCGACACGCTCGCGCTGCGGCTCGACGGCACGATGTCGTCATGGCCGCGTGCGTGGCCGGCGCTTCCGGCGCCGTTGATCGCATCGACCTCGCCCCTGCCCTTCGTGCTCGAATACCGCGGCCGCGCCGATTTTTCCGACACCACGGCGCTGCGCCTGCAACGCGATGCGACGCGCTTCGATGGTCGGTTCAAGTTGCCGTCGTTCTTGCGCTGGCTCGACTTCATCGACCGCGGCACGCCGCTGCCGCCACTGGACGGACGCCTGACCAGCCCGAAGATCGAAATCGCCGGTGCCACGTTGGAAGGCGTGGAAATCGATTTCGCCCAAGACGCGACCCCATGACGAAACCCGGCACGACACGCGACTTCCCTGCACGCCTGCTCGCGTGGTTCGACGTGAGTGGCCGTCACGACCTGCCCTGGCAGCATCCGCGCACGCCGTACCGCGTGTGGCTGTCGGAAATCATGCTGCAACAGACGCAGGTGAAGACGGCCGCGCCGTATTTCGAACGCTTCGTCGCCGCATTGCCGACCTTGCGCGATCTTGCACAGGCGCCGTTGGACGACGTGCTCGCGCTGTGGTCGGGTCTGGGCTACTACGCCCGCGCACGCAACCTGCACGCGGCCGCCAAGCAGTGCATCGAACTTCACGGTGGCGATCTTCCGCGCGACCTGGACGCGCTGACCGCATTGCCGGGCGTCGGCCGCAGCACGGCGGCGGCCATCGCATCGCAGGCGTGGAACGATCGGCACGCGATCCTCGACGGTAACGTTAAACGCGTGATGAGCCGTTATCACGGCATCGACGGCTACCCCGGTCTTCCGGCCATCGAGAAGAAGCTGTGGGCGCTGGTCGATACGCACGTCGCCAGTCCGCAGCTTCCCGATACGCGCCTGGCCGACTACACGCAGGCGCAGATGGACCTGGGCGCGACGCTGTGCACGCGCGCCGACCCCGCCTGCGTGCTATGCCCGCTGCAGGACGACTGCATCGCGCGCCGCGAAGGTCGCACGGCGGAATTGCCCACGCCCAAGCCGGGCAAGACACCGCCGCAGAAATACGCGCACGTGCTGTGGGCCGAAGACGCGCAGGGCCGCATCCTGATGCAACGCCGTCCACCGACCGGCATCTGGGCATCGCTGTGGACGCTGCCGCAGGCCGACGACGCGACGGCCGCGCGCGGCTGGTTCGACGAGCACCTGCGCGGCGACTACGACAGCGCACACGCATTGCCACCGATCGACCACGCCTTCAGCCATTACAAACTGCAGCTGCATGCCGTGCGCATGCGCGCCGAACCGGGCGACCGGATCGGCGACAATGACGCGCTGCGCTGGGTCGCCCGCGAGGAACTATCCTCGCTCGGCATTCCCGCGCCGATCCGCAAGCTGCTCACGAACCAGGACGCCTGAAATGCCCCGCACCGTCTATTGCGAATACGAGAAGCGCGAGACCGAAGGACTCGACTTCGTGCCCTGGCCGGGCGAACTGGGCAAGCGCGTCTTCGCGTACATCGGCAAGGCGGCGTGGACCGCGTGGCTGGCGCACCAGACGATGCTGATCAACGAGAACCGTCTCTCGCCGATGAACCCGCAGCACCGCGCCTTCCTCGAAACCGAGATGGTGAAGTTCCTCTTCGGCGGCGACGCAGCCAAGCCCGCGGGCTACGTGCCGCCGGAAAACGAAACCTAGGTCGCCTTCTCGCGCTCGGCGGTCTGGGCCTCGCGCTTTTCCTGCTCGGCGGCCCTGAGCGCCTTGACGTCGATGGGGCGGATTTCCTGGATCCAGCACGGCATCTGGTTGGTGCCCCGCCCCAGCACGATCACCTTGTCGAAGCGTGCGTACACGCGGCCCATCTGATTGGTCACGGTGATGGCGTTGGCGAAGTCCAGGTCCTGGCAGGTACCGCCCAGTTCCAGCAGGTAAACGGTGCTGGGTCGCGTCCAGATCGCCAGTGCGGTGTTGCCCAGCGGCGTCCAGCCGTCGAGGCGGCCGAAGTACTGGAAGTTGCCGACCGGCGCTCCGGCATTGGCGCGATAGAGCGCCAGGCGTTCGGCATCGGTAGTGCGCGGGTCGCTCGCGCAGGCGCTGAAGGCGAAGATCGAAAGAACCGAGAAAACAAGGGCTTTCATCGATGACTCCGTGCAGCCACCGCGGCTGCGGCTGGGACCGTCGCCGCCATGATGCACCCGCCCGTCGCGGGCGCCAGCCGCGCGGACCGACCCGTTCAGCGCAGATCCGGCTTGCCATGTCCGCCGCCCATCCGTATCATTCCGCTCCTCGCACGGCCTGACCGTTGCGGAATGGCCGGGTAGCTCAGTTGGTAGAGCAGGGGATTGAAAATCCCCGTGTCGGGGGTTCGATTCCCTCCCCGGCCACCATTCAAATTCAAAAGCCCAGTAAGGCCACCGGCCTTACTGGGCTTTTTGTTGTGCGCAGTTGCCGGAACCCGGGGAGGCCGCGGAAGTTACGTGGTCAACCTGGTGCGCTGCTGAGGCTAAACGAGCACTTGGAAGCCAGCGGTGCAGAACTGATCGCCTTAGATGGCAGCGCCTGGCAATCGGCAAAGACGCTGATGGAGTTGCGACACCGGCTCGTGCATTACACGCACGACTGGCTCGATGGAGGCACCGAGGACCTCATGAGGGCCACCTCACTTCTCGAATCGGATTTGCTGCCGCGCTTGCGAGCAAGTTTCACGTTCTTGGCGCCTGATGCCGACGTCCTCAATACAGTCGCCGCCGGGCGTTTCCGGCACCGCGTCCCGCGTGGCCGAAAGCGCGGCATCAAGTCGACCTCGTCGGAAACCGCTCCTGTCGTAACCGCGGCTTGGTGGCTAGTCGTTAGCCCGCTCGGCACCTCCCCAAATCGCAGCTTGTGGCGGTGCCTCGGCACTCTTACGCTTCCAAGGCGGCGAAGTTCTGCCGCATGGCCCGCGTCAAATCCACAGGGGGATTGAATGGAGCAGCAGCAAGAGGAAGAACTCGACGGCATCGTTTGTCCAATCGCCGACGAACCGAACACCTTCTATTACGCCTTCTGCAAAACAGAGAACCGACGCATCCGAGGCGCTACAAACCAGTACGTCGTAGCGGAGAACAGTGCGAAGCATCACGCCCATCAGACTGGCCACGAGACTTCCGTGGAACAGGACAAGAGCAAGGCCTTGCTTGGCATCCCGTGCAGCGGCAACGGGTGCGGTTACATCCATTCCATGGTTCTTGAAGGCCCTTCAATCAGATTGCGGAACTCGCATCCGTCCAAATCGATTGAGGTGAAGGTGTACTGGGCGACCATCATGGGTGAGGCGTACAACACGTACACCCTATTCCCAGGCGATGACACGGTGTACCAGGGGCCCGGCGAGCCTTATATGTTTCGAAGATCAAGACCAAGATTGTTTGACGGTTTGCGTCGCCGCGGCCCATGCCGCGGCGACCGCTCTCGGCAATTTGAACAAGGAATAGATGCACCGCATCACGCGCCTGATCGACGTCTCAGAGTCACCAACTTCTCACCTGCACCGCGAACCGCTCAAGCGCTCAATCGGAGCCGTGAGCTGCTCAACGTCATCCGTAATGTAACCAGCAGCAGCGTCAGCTTCTTGGCTGTGCGCTAGGATCCTCTTCAGCGCATGGGCGGACGCGTCCATGGCCTCCAGGACGGGCAGCGCAGTGGGTCTCCATGAACAATCGTAGCCCAGTAAGGCCCGACGGCCTTACTGGGCTTTTGCTTCTTGAAACCTCGGCGCGGTCGGCCGACGTTCTCTCAGCGACTGACGCGTGTCGTCCTGCCGTCGGATGCGACCTGGACGCGGTCACCCACGCGGAACTCATTGACGCTTCCTTCCTGCGTGACCGCGATGGTGCGGCCCGACTCCAGTTCGACGGTCACTTCGATGCCGGATCTGCCTCCGCGGCTCGCGCGGTTTCCAACCGCGCCACCTGCAACTGCGCCGGCCACTGCACCGGCCGTGTTCGCCCGGCGTCCGCCGCCGATCGTGCTCCCGGCGATGCCGCCCAGGGCGGCACCGGTGGCGGTTCCTACACCGCGCGAGTCGTTCTGGATGGTCACTGCCAGCACGCGCCGGACCTTGCCCCACTCCACTGAGCGGGCTGTCCCGACCTCGCTGCTGCCCACGGTCTGCGCCATCAAGTCGGGAACCATCAGAAGAGACAACGCCACGCACAGCCCGAAAGTACCGAACTTCGCTTTCATCCTGATCCCCTTCGCGGTTGGAGTTGAGGCGCCTAGGTTCACGAGCGAGTTACGCTCCCCGTCGTGAAGCGATGGTGAAACGACCACGAGCCGCGACACGCGGCCGTTCGGTAGCCGCAATGCTCGATGACACTGCGGCATGCGCAGCGCGCAGCTGCTTGATCGCCGAGCTTCACTCGCCTTTCGGCATGGACCGCCATGCACTGGAAGGAACGGAACGCGTTGACGACGCAACAACGAAAGACTCCTTTCCAACAACGCGCGGTCGCGTAAGCGAAGCGGCAAACGCTGTCCCTTTCACGCCAGCTTCCAAAGCAAGTTGCGCGCCAACTCGCTTGCGCCGAATGGCAGTTGCGATTGATTCATCCGCGGCGTATCAATCGATGCTGGCAGGCACGCTGAGATGGTGTTCCGGCAGCCGCAATGGCTGCACAGGACTGGAACATCCCGAAGTGAATCTCTCACGCGCGTGTCGCGCACGGAGTGCGCGCGCCCCGATGGATCGACGGTTGCTTCGTCGGCGAACGCTCTCGAAGGCCTGGCGCATTGCCCTCGGAAAACCCAGTTGAAACGAGCGCTTTCAGCTCTTCCCCACCATGTGGAGTGCATCCACGTGACAGGTAACTGCACGCCGGAGGAGATCGTATGCGGAAGGTGACTCACCCTGACCTTTTGACCAGACGCAGGCTCTGCGGAGCTGCGGCCGCGACGATCGCTGCCGCACCGCTCGGACTGCTCAGTTGCTCAGACGGGAACAAAGCCATGAACGAAGTCGCAGAGAAGAAGCCGGCAGCGGCCAGCGCGTCCGCCGAGATCCGGCCGCTCGAATTCAAAGCTACGCAGGCCGACCTGGCGGACCTGAAACGTCGCATCGAGGCCACCCGTTGGCCCGAGCGCGAAACGGTGAACGACTCCACTCAGGGCGTCCAGTTGGCCGTGATGAAGAAGCTCGCCGACCATTGGGCGAAGAACTACGACTGGCGCAAGACGGAAGCCCGGATCAACTCCGTTCCCAACTTCATCACCAACATCGACGGGCTGGACATCCATTTCATGCATGCCAAGTCCAAGCATGAGAACGCGCTTGCGTTGCTGGTGGCGCACGGATGGCCGGGATCCTTCGTCGAGCAGATGAAGCTGATCGGCCCGCTCACCGATCCCACTGCGCACGGCGGCACCGAGGCCGACGCATTCCATCTGATCATTCCTTCGATGCCGGGCTACGGCTTCTCCGGAAAGCCCACGGCGACCGGCTGGAATCCACCGCGCATCGCCGACGCATACAACGAACTCATGAAGCGTCTCGGCTATACGAAGTGGGGAGCGCAGGGCGGCGACTGGGGCGCGATCGTCGTGGACCTGATGGCGCTCAAGAAGCCGCCCGGCCTCGTCGGCATCCACACCAACATGGCCGGCGTGGTTCCACCCGAGATTGACCAGGCGATGTTCCATGGCCAAGCCATTCCGGAAGGCCTGTCGGAAGAAGAACGCCACTGCTGCGAGCAACTCCTCTTCACCTACAAGCACATCGGCTACGCGATCATGATGGGCGACAGGCCCCAGACATTGACGGGGCTTTCGGATTCGCCGGTGGGGCTGGCGGCTTTCATGCTCGATCACGATCCCAAGAGCTACGACATGATCGCGCGCTCGGTGAACGGAACTCCCGAAGGACTGACGCCGGATGACGTGCTCGACAACATCACCCTGTTCTGGCTGACCAATACGCCGATCTCCGCGGCGCAGCTTTACTGGGAGAACAAGACGCCCTACTTCGCAGTCAAGGGCGTCACGATCCCGGTCGCGGTCAGCGCATTTCCCGACGAACTCTATACCGCTCCGAAGAGCTGGTCCGAGAAGGCGTATCCCAAGCTCGTGTACTACAACCGCCCCGCGAAGGGCGGGCACTATGCGGCGTGGGAACAGCCCGCGCTGCTTTCCAAGGACGTGCGCGAAGGGTTCAAGACGCTGCGTGGATGAGTCGCACCGGATGCAGCCGGGCGTGTCCCGGCTGCATGGCTCACGCAGTGGTTAGGGCGTGCTCGGCGGCGCGGCCGAAGCAATGGTCGCGCTGTCGATTTCCTTCCAGCCGCTGTCCGGATCGAATTTCGTCATCGCCTTCGCGATGCCGCCGCCTTCCGGGCCGAGGTCCTGCTCGAACACCTGCCCGTCGTGGCTGATGATGAAGCTCATGACGCCGCTGTCGCCGTAGCGCGCGGGCCATGCGACCAGCGCGAAGCCGCGGCTCATGTGGTCGCCGAGGAGATAGCTGTAGGCCCCGCGTGGCGCCGACGGCCCCTGCGCCTCGAGGATGCGGAAGTGGTAACCATGCCACTCGCCCTGCGGCGTGTCGTCGCCGAACAGCGGGCCCAGCGGACTCTCTTCGTCGTTCTTGTCGTCCCAGTACAGCCCGTCGTGCTTTCCGTCGGTGCTGACGAACTTGCGCGCGTACTCGAGCACGCCATCACCGTTGCGATCCACCGAGGCGTAGTCCATCTGTGCATCGTGATAGGCGAGCATCGCCTGCACCGTGTCCAGCTCATTGCGGCCGATGCGTCGCGCGCGGATTTCCGGCTCACCGGCCTTCAGGTTGAATGCCCAGCCGCTCGTGCCCTTCTCCAAGGGAACCGGCAGCGTCCACGCTTCCGGGCCCACGGCGAGGATCGCCCGCGTCGGCGATGGCGACTGGAAGGAATGGCGCTGGCGATAACGCTTGAGGAAGGCGTCGACGTCCTCACGATCCACGCTGCCGACCGGGATATAGGTTTTCCAATCCGGGCCGAGCACGGCGGACAGCTTCGCCTCGTCGGCCTTGCTCGTGCCAAGCGCGGCAACCAGCGCCTGCGCGGCGGCATCCGGCGTCGGGAACGACTGCTGGGCCTGCGCCGGCCATGCAAGCGCCGCCAGGCACACCAGCAGCGGGAGACGGATCGGACGGATCATCGAGCCTCTCCTTCAGCGACGGCGACCGCCGCCGCGCGATGGCGGTCGTGCGGGACGCGAAACGGGACGACTGCCGCCGCCGCGCGAACTCGAAGGACGCTGCGATGCGGAATAGCTGCCGTGCCCGCGATTGGACGTGGCGCGCGACTGGCCCGGATCGCGCGCGCCCGCGAAGGCGTTGTTGCCCTGATGTGCGCCGGCGTTGCGTTCACGGGCGCCCTGCCTGGCCTGGTTGTTGGACACCGACGGCGATCCTGCGCGCGTGTCGCGCGTTCCGGCCTGCTGTCGCGATCCTGGCTGGCGCTCGAACTCGCGCGAAGCCTGTCCCGCGCGTTCGCGTGCTTCGCGATTGCTCGCCGCGGGCGCCTCGAAGCCGCGCTGCTCCAGCGATTGCCGCGCGCGATCGCGATCCGCGGTACGCGCCTGGTCGCGACCACGGTAGCCATCGCGCTGGCCTGCGCCGTCGAGCTGGCGGCCGAACTGCTCGCGACTGGCGCGATCGCGATACGGCACGCCATCGCGATTGGCGGCGTCATGGCGCCATGTGTTCTCGTTGCGATTGATCTGGCGATTGGAGTTGATGTTGTTGTAGCGGTCCACGTCGATGTCGATATCGCTGTGGCCCCAGTCGAGGTCGCCCCACAGCGCGCCGCCGATGGCCACGCCCACGCCGAAGCTGAAGAGCGCCGCGCCGGGGTAGTAGTACGCCGGCGGCGGGTAGTAGTACGGCGGATACGACGGATACGCCCAGCTCCCGTAGACCACGCTGGGGTTGTAGCTGGGGACGTAGACGACCTCCGGGTTCGCCGGTTCGATGACGATGGTCTGCTGCGCCGCGCCCGTCGTTCCCGATGGCGCGGGCTGCGTTGTGACCTTCTGCTGCTCGGTCGACTTGAGGTTGCCTGCCGCTTCGGCCTGCCTGCGCAGTCGCTGCACGGATTCCATCACCGCATCGGGTTGCGCAAGGAACGCGTCGCCCATTCGCTGCACCCACGACGGATCCTGCCCCAGCACGGCAAGCAGCTGCGGGAACGCGACGAGCGATTGCACGCTCGGATCCCAGGGCTGGTTCGCAACCTGCTTCACCGCCTCCTCGCCCTTGGCATCCTTGTGCGCCTTCGACCATGCCACCGCATCGGCGACATCGCCCGGATAGGTCGACGCCATCAACACCTGCGCGAGCAGCGAGTCCGGATACAGCGCCACCGGCGCCATCATCTGGTCGAGTTCTTCACGGCTGAACGCCTGGGCGCCCGCGTCGCTTGCGGACGCCGGCGGCGACGTGCCCTGCGCGTTGGCCTGGCCCGTCGCGATGGCGCTGCCGGTCAGCAGCGCCATCGCCAGCAGCGCGGATGCGCGGATACGCATGCGGCTTCTCCCGTCGTGCCGGCCGGATTACTTGGCGCCGGCCTGCACGCCCTTGTCGACGACCAGCTTCACGACCACCTTTCTCGCGCTGGCATTGCTACCGGCACCGGCGTCGCTCGCCACGCCCATGCCATCGCCGGCGCGCACGCGTCCGGGCGCCAACCCTGCGTTCTGCTGGAGATAGTTGGACACCGCATCGGCGCGCCGCGAGCTCAGTCGCTGATTCGCCGCGGCATTGCCGGTGGAATCGGTGAAGCCCTGCAAGACGACCTGGTAGTTCTTCGTGTCCTTCGCCTTCGCGGCGAGGGCATCGAGGTCGGACTTGCCCTTGGAGGAAATGGACGCGCTGCCGGAGTCGAACAGCACTTCCACCGTGTCCAGTGCCTCATAGGTTCCGAAATCGTCCATGCGCGCCGTCGTCGGCGCAAGGCCGGCCTGGACCTGCTGCGCGGTGCGCATGTCTTCGGACTTGAACGAAATCTCGGTCGCGTTGAATCCGCTGCCTGCGGCCACGACGTCGGCGGTGATCGGAAGCCCGGGGATCAGCGCGCTCTGCTCGGCCTTCTCGTGAATGACACCGGTCAGGCCCTTGGTCCGCTTGTAGCGCGTGTCCGGCGCGACGGTGATCGTCTGCTCGACGTTGTTCTGGTCCTTGACGGTGATCGTGCTGCCCTGCACAGCGGTAATGAGGCCCTTGATCTTGCTCTTGTCACCATCGGCCGCGAACGCCGTCGACAGACTCGACAAGACCAATACGCTGACAAGCGCGAAATGCTTCGGCGATGCGTTCATGGCGATGATCTCGATATGGATGGGCCGCTGGATCGCGGACCGTGGCGTGCGGACCTGCGTGTGCGCGGCCATGCGTGCATGCATCGCACGGGGATCCGTCCGGATTGGCGGGTCGAATCTAGGCCCGCGGATTTCCGCCCGCCATTGGCCCTTGGCCCAATCCCGGTTTCGCGCCGCGGAACGCTTCACTTCGCCAAGATCCGTGCCGTACACAGACCGTTGATCGCCATACGAGCGCCGTGACGATGGACGGCGACACGCGCGATCGAGATCACGGCCGTCGCCTGGCACTGCTCACCGGAAGGTCGAAATGAAACCCCACGCCGCGTGCCGGCGCATTGTTCTGCGCCCATAGCCGGCCCAGATGCGAGGCGGCAATCGTGCGGCAGATGGCCAGGCCCAGGCCGAGGCCGTTCAGTTTGGTGGTCTGGAACGGCTCGAAGATGCGTTCCAGATCCGCCTCCGGTATTCCCGGGCCTTCATCCGACACCGTTACCCTCACCCATCCGTCGGTGACTTGCGAACGGATCGTCATGCGCCTTGATTCGGCGGCGAGCAGGGCGTCGCACGCGTTGAAGATCAGGTTCAGCACCACCTGCTCGATCTGCACGCGATCCGCGGTCACCGGCGGCAGCGCCACGGCCAGGTCCGTGATCACGGTGATGCCGCGACTTCGCAGGTCGTGGTCCATCAGGCGCAGGCTCTCGCGAAGCACATCGTTCACATCGATGTCCGCCCGGCTCTCCGGTTCCTTGCGCAGCAGCGAGCGCAGGCGTCGGATGATTTCTCCGGCACGGCGGTCATCGGCCACGATGTCGCCGAGCACTTCGCGGACTTCGGTCAGGCCCTCGGGATTGCGTTGCAGCATGCGCTGCGCGGCCTGCGCATTGCTGAGGATGGCGGCCAGCGGCTGGTTGAGTTCGTGCGCGAGCGAGCCGGACAATTC encodes:
- a CDS encoding DUF6491 family protein — its product is MKALVFSVLSIFAFSACASDPRTTDAERLALYRANAGAPVGNFQYFGRLDGWTPLGNTALAIWTRPSTVYLLELGGTCQDLDFANAITVTNQMGRVYARFDKVIVLGRGTNQMPCWIQEIRPIDVKALRAAEQEKREAQTAEREKAT
- a CDS encoding glycine zipper 2TM domain-containing protein codes for the protein MKAKFGTFGLCVALSLLMVPDLMAQTVGSSEVGTARSVEWGKVRRVLAVTIQNDSRGVGTATGAALGGIAGSTIGGGRRANTAGAVAGAVAGGAVGNRASRGGRSGIEVTVELESGRTIAVTQEGSVNEFRVGDRVQVASDGRTTRVSR
- the mutY gene encoding A/G-specific adenine glycosylase, whose protein sequence is MTKPGTTRDFPARLLAWFDVSGRHDLPWQHPRTPYRVWLSEIMLQQTQVKTAAPYFERFVAALPTLRDLAQAPLDDVLALWSGLGYYARARNLHAAAKQCIELHGGDLPRDLDALTALPGVGRSTAAAIASQAWNDRHAILDGNVKRVMSRYHGIDGYPGLPAIEKKLWALVDTHVASPQLPDTRLADYTQAQMDLGATLCTRADPACVLCPLQDDCIARREGRTAELPTPKPGKTPPQKYAHVLWAEDAQGRILMQRRPPTGIWASLWTLPQADDATAARGWFDEHLRGDYDSAHALPPIDHAFSHYKLQLHAVRMRAEPGDRIGDNDALRWVAREELSSLGIPAPIRKLLTNQDA
- the ftsY gene encoding signal recognition particle-docking protein FtsY translates to MSQLNKVSRTRSEVGRRPAASGTLRRVLRQRPPMMRTLPAPEGAAGGRRDALFIGAARGPVLACAHSRAFPHAASMFDFFRRKKPQTPADAAKPGSAQEHYSIEELAAAFPSREADADVPAPVESAPVEAAAVEAVAVEEAVVESTPLAVEPVPAEVIAAALEVEPVAAPDLAAAPLAPSPTVAPAAPGKPGWRERLRGSTFARSFNGLFSRHPRLDDDLLDEIETALITADVGVSATTQLIESLRKRMKAREFADANALLAALRADLLAMLKPVAQPLQIDTEAKPFVLLTVGVNGVGKTTTIGKLAKRFKDENRPLMLAAGDTFRAAAVAQLQAWGDRNGVPVVAQGQNADAASVAFDALQAAKARGTQVLIADTAGRLHTQQGLMAELGKIKRVLQKLDATAPHEVLMVIDGTTGQNALSQLRQFHAAVGVTGLVVTKLDGTAKGGVVFALAREFGIPIRYAGIGERPEDLRVFDAEAFVDALLPESLGA
- the rsmD gene encoding 16S rRNA (guanine(966)-N(2))-methyltransferase RsmD — protein: MPDAAGLRPTSDRVRETLFNWLMPMLPGARVLDLFAGSGALGLEALSRGAAGATLVERDPALAAALRETAARLSGGEAASVIQADARGWLDSQPAEGFDLAFVDPPFAAGLWEAVLPGVARVLRPQGWLYVEAPHEAAFAVPPDWRLHREGSTREVRYALYRRTP
- a CDS encoding oxidative damage protection protein, whose amino-acid sequence is MPRTVYCEYEKRETEGLDFVPWPGELGKRVFAYIGKAAWTAWLAHQTMLINENRLSPMNPQHRAFLETEMVKFLFGGDAAKPAGYVPPENET
- the coaD gene encoding pantetheine-phosphate adenylyltransferase; the protein is MTVARNRIAVYPGTFDPITNGHIDLVDRAAPLFERLIIGVAESTAKGPALPLALRVDLARQAVAHHPHVEVRGFDSLLAHFVAEVGGGVLLRGLRAVSDFEYEFQLASMNRHLIPDVETLFLTPAEQYGFISSSLVREISRLGGDVSGFVPPAVATALQAQWQRSTR